A single window of Syntrophus aciditrophicus SB DNA harbors:
- a CDS encoding DUF362 domain-containing protein: MNRRDFLKSALITGAALGLPAGMDPLLTVLKAAERPDLAVVRGTPPAAITRAAIDSLGGMKRFVSRGDVVVVKPNIGWDRTPEYAANTNPEVVGAVVRLCFEAGAKQVKVFDRPVNDPRRTYRQSGIAAAASALGASVLFTDSRKFKDMRINGSSLKSWPLYTEVFEADKVINIPIAKTHGTSKLTLGMKNWMGVMGGWRGRIHQRIDESLVDLATFIKPTLTILDAVRILTDNGPQGGNLADVRRLNMVIAGTDAVAVDAFGATLFGMKPAELGFVRIGHQRRLGSMDLAGMNIRRITL; encoded by the coding sequence ATGAACCGCAGAGATTTCCTGAAATCCGCACTGATTACCGGGGCGGCCCTCGGTCTGCCGGCAGGCATGGATCCGCTCCTCACCGTCCTCAAGGCCGCCGAACGACCGGATCTGGCAGTTGTCCGCGGAACTCCGCCCGCCGCGATCACCCGGGCGGCGATCGACAGTCTGGGGGGTATGAAACGCTTCGTTTCACGGGGCGACGTGGTGGTCGTGAAACCCAATATCGGCTGGGACCGCACCCCGGAGTACGCCGCCAATACCAATCCCGAAGTTGTCGGCGCCGTCGTCCGTCTCTGCTTTGAAGCGGGCGCCAAACAGGTCAAGGTTTTCGACCGGCCCGTCAATGATCCCCGGCGAACTTACAGGCAGAGCGGCATCGCCGCCGCGGCTTCCGCCCTGGGCGCTTCCGTCTTATTCACAGACAGCCGGAAATTCAAGGATATGCGCATCAACGGCTCTTCGCTGAAATCATGGCCTCTTTACACGGAGGTCTTCGAGGCGGACAAGGTCATCAACATCCCCATCGCCAAAACTCACGGAACGTCAAAATTAACTCTGGGCATGAAAAACTGGATGGGAGTGATGGGCGGCTGGCGGGGACGGATTCATCAGCGCATCGATGAAAGCCTCGTAGACCTGGCGACGTTCATCAAGCCCACGCTGACCATCCTCGATGCTGTCCGGATTCTGACGGATAACGGACCTCAGGGCGGAAACCTGGCGGATGTGAGGCGGCTCAACATGGTCATCGCCGGAACGGACGCCGTGGCGGTCGACGCCTTCGGAGCCACCCTCTTCGGGATGAAACCGGCGGAACTGGGTTTTGTCCGCATCGGCCACCAGCGCCGACTGGGAAGCATGGACCTGGCCGGAATGAACATCAGGAGAATTACCCTGTAA
- a CDS encoding lipid A deacylase LpxR family protein, whose product MKLLMMLITALLIAASGPFPSWAAEPARNGTFSFVLENDLFSGKDRHYTNGMRLIWVPDKAVPTPKWAMKLAGLVPWFPEQGEVNHGYALGQSMFTPSDITLTDPPSEERPYAGWLYATIGLAVESGRQLDQLGITLGMVGPASFAEQSQTFIHRFIDSDEPEGWDTQLENEPGIVLTCQRSWRGLVTTTFSGNQLDFTPHIGAALGNVFTYGSGGLTVRYGRILPRDYGPPRIQPGLPGSGDFSSKNDFGWYLFAGIEGRAVARNIFLDGNTFRESRSVDKKPFVGDLQFGIVLDWSDIRLSYTHVLRSREFRTQDSHDDFGSFSLSIKF is encoded by the coding sequence ATGAAACTTTTGATGATGCTGATTACAGCTCTGCTGATTGCGGCCTCTGGGCCGTTCCCGTCCTGGGCGGCGGAACCGGCGCGCAACGGAACGTTCAGCTTTGTCCTGGAAAACGATCTGTTTTCCGGCAAGGATCGGCACTATACAAATGGGATGAGGTTGATCTGGGTGCCGGATAAGGCTGTCCCGACACCGAAGTGGGCCATGAAGCTGGCCGGCCTTGTGCCATGGTTCCCCGAACAAGGCGAGGTAAATCATGGCTACGCTCTCGGCCAGAGCATGTTCACGCCGAGCGACATCACTCTGACCGATCCCCCCTCAGAGGAACGGCCCTATGCCGGCTGGCTGTATGCAACAATCGGACTGGCCGTGGAGTCGGGACGGCAACTCGATCAGCTCGGCATCACGCTCGGCATGGTCGGTCCGGCTTCCTTCGCGGAGCAGAGCCAGACGTTTATCCACAGGTTCATCGACTCGGATGAACCGGAAGGCTGGGATACCCAGCTGGAAAATGAGCCGGGCATCGTCTTGACCTGCCAGCGAAGCTGGAGAGGACTCGTCACAACGACATTTTCCGGGAATCAGTTGGATTTCACGCCCCACATCGGAGCGGCGCTGGGCAATGTGTTTACTTACGGCAGCGGGGGTTTAACCGTACGCTACGGAAGAATACTGCCCCGGGACTACGGGCCGCCGCGCATCCAGCCCGGCTTGCCGGGATCGGGAGATTTCTCATCGAAGAACGATTTCGGCTGGTATCTCTTCGCTGGAATCGAAGGACGGGCGGTTGCACGGAATATTTTTCTCGACGGCAACACGTTCCGGGAAAGCCGCAGTGTGGACAAGAAGCCCTTCGTCGGCGATCTGCAGTTTGGCATCGTCCTGGACTGGTCCGATATTCGTCTGAGCTACACTCATGTTTTGCGCTCCCGGGAGTTCCGCACCCAGGACAGCCACGACGACTTCGGCTCCTTCTCGCTGTCCATTAAATTCTAA
- a CDS encoding M48 family metallopeptidase, translating to MELDYTIKRSAGRRKLTITVERDRSVVVHAPEGTSDEKIQQVVESKRKWIFEKSGHPQKYRDLPHPPGKELVSGESALYLGRQYRIEMVGTELHEVEFVQRFLIPAARKEKREDALREWYLGRAGEKIIPRVKVHARRLGVDICGVRIVDHRYRWGSCTPRDYVHFNWRLIKAPMVVIDYVIVHELAHLMEANHTARFWNIVRTQSPTMDKARAWLKEHGQLLEQEI from the coding sequence ATGGAGCTGGATTACACGATTAAACGCTCGGCCGGGCGGCGCAAGCTGACGATCACCGTCGAACGGGATCGCAGCGTCGTTGTGCATGCACCGGAAGGAACATCCGATGAAAAAATCCAGCAGGTAGTAGAATCAAAACGAAAATGGATTTTTGAGAAATCCGGACACCCTCAGAAATACAGGGACCTGCCTCATCCGCCGGGCAAGGAACTGGTCAGCGGCGAATCCGCACTTTATCTGGGACGGCAATACCGCATCGAGATGGTTGGAACGGAGTTGCATGAGGTGGAATTTGTTCAGCGCTTCCTGATTCCGGCGGCCCGGAAGGAAAAAAGAGAGGACGCTTTGCGGGAATGGTATCTGGGCAGGGCCGGGGAAAAGATCATTCCCCGGGTGAAGGTTCATGCCCGCAGACTCGGTGTTGACATCTGCGGGGTGAGGATCGTCGACCACCGCTACCGCTGGGGCTCCTGCACTCCAAGAGATTATGTTCATTTCAACTGGCGGCTGATCAAGGCGCCCATGGTGGTCATCGACTACGTCATCGTCCACGAACTCGCTCATCTCATGGAGGCCAACCACACCGCCAGATTCTGGAATATCGTCCGCACGCAATCTCCGACGATGGATAAGGCCAGGGCCTGGCTGAAAGAGCACGGCCAGCTCCTGGAGCAGGAAATCTGA